A genomic segment from Pseudomonas sp. S09G 359 encodes:
- a CDS encoding sigma-70 family RNA polymerase sigma factor, whose amino-acid sequence MHDIPAALGDSVRQQTLTAMYSEHHGWLHNWLRKKLGCSQHAADLAHDAFIRVLMLAEPQHIKEPRAFLATTAGRLLIDGARRRRIEKAYMEALVIQSEDAGMPDPAAIHVALQALERIAEMLAGLPAKAREAFLLSRLDGLTYSEIATRLDVSSSSVKNYISSALVHCYHSLHGADPLA is encoded by the coding sequence ATGCATGATATTCCGGCCGCGCTGGGCGATTCAGTCCGTCAACAGACCCTTACGGCGATGTATAGCGAGCACCACGGCTGGTTGCACAACTGGCTGCGCAAAAAACTCGGCTGTTCCCAACATGCCGCCGACCTGGCCCACGACGCGTTTATCCGCGTCCTGATGTTGGCCGAGCCGCAACATATCAAGGAGCCCCGGGCATTTCTGGCGACCACGGCGGGGCGCCTGTTGATCGATGGCGCCCGCCGTCGACGCATCGAAAAGGCCTACATGGAAGCGCTGGTGATCCAGTCCGAAGACGCCGGCATGCCCGACCCCGCCGCGATCCATGTGGCGCTGCAAGCCCTGGAACGCATCGCCGAGATGCTCGCCGGCCTGCCGGCCAAAGCCCGTGAAGCCTTCCTGCTGAGCCGCCTCGACGGGCTGACCTACAGCGAAATCGCCACCCGCCTGGACGTGTCTTCCAGCAGTGTCAAAAACTATATTTCCAGCGCGCTGGTGCATTGCTACCACAGCTTGCATGGGGCTGATCCGCTGGCATGA